TCGAAAAATGGTGATTATTGACGGCGAAATTGGTTTTATGGGTAGCCAAAATATGATCGACTCTAGTTACCTATCTAAGAAAAACATTAAAGCAGGCCGGCACTGGGTAGATACTATGTTTGAGCTAACCGGACCAATTGTAAACTCAATGAATAAAGTGTTTGCAGTGGACTGGTATCTCGAATCCGATGAAAATATCGAACTTGATCTCGCTGACTGGGTATTTAACCAAGACCAGCCTAATACCAATATCACCCAGCTTGTTCCCTCGGGGCCAGGCTATTCTACCGAGCCAAGCTTGCGTATTTTTAACTCGGTCATTCATCATGCCAAAAATCGCCTGATTATGTGTTCACCGTATTTCATCCCCGATGAATCCATGATCGAAGCGGTAACCACTGCCTGCTACCGTGGGGTTACAGTTGAACTCTATGTCAGTGAACAAGGCGATCAGTTTATGGTTGAGCACGCTCAATCTTCCTATTACCAAGCTTTACTTGAAGCCGGAGTACGCATTTACCAATACAAAGCACCTTATGTGCTACACACCAAGTACATGCTTGCCGATCCCGATGCCCTCGGTAATGAGGCGGTCGCAATTGTTGGCAGTGCCAATATGGATATGCGCAGTTTTGGGTTGAACTACGAAGTATCACTTATGTGCACTAGTGGCGATATTATTGATGATCTCAATGATCTTACCGAGCAATATCAAAGCGAAGCTATCGAACTAACCCTCACGGCATGGAATAAACGCAGTAAAACTCGCCGTTATATTGATAATGTCATGCGGTTAACCTCTGCTCTGCAATAAGAACACCTCTAAGAGGTTTCTCGCAGGCAAAAAGTGCGTCGAAAAGCACTCATCACCGCTTATCGACGTGCCAAGAATAACCCGCCAAGTGCGCAGCCAATTGCTAGTACCATGCCTATTGACATAGACATCGCGTTACCAACCAATGGCGAGAGCACCCCAGCCAAACTAAATTGTGCACAACCCATAACTGCTGCGGCACTCCCGGCACGCGTACGCACTGCCCCGGTAGCCAAAGCAGTAGCATTACCCATCAAAATAGAGGTAGGAGCAATAGCGAAAAACAGTGCCGGGAAAAAGAGCCACTGCGGCAGCCCAAGATAGGCGGCTACAACCAATAAACAGGTGGCAACCAGCATAATTACCAAAGCATTGCGCAGAAGAATAGTAGATTCAACTCGACTAATTAAGCGATTATTTATCACTCCGCCTACCATCATGCCTAGTGCGTTCAGTGCAAAAAAGAGTGAATACGCCGTGGTGGAATAGCCTAACTGATTTTGGATTACAAAGGGCGAGGCTGAAATATAACAAAACATAGCGGCAAACCCAAAGGCGAAGGTTATTGCATAGCCGAGAAAAGTGCGGTTTTTTACTACATAAGAATAGTTCGCCATAATGGCTTTCACACTGGTTGCAGTGCGAGCCGCCGGCGGACGAGATTCGTGAATAACAAAAATTGCTACCACTGTTTGTGTACTAGCAATGACAGCTAAAACCCAAAATATGCCGCGCCAACCAATAGGTTCAGCGAGTAACCCGCCAATTACCGGGGCAATAACCGGAGCAATACCTTGGATAATCATCATGAGGGTAAAAGACCGAGCAGCTTCTTTTCCGGTAGCTAAATCTGGAATTACTGAACGCGCGATAACTGCACAAGCACCACTGCCTAAGCCTTGAAAAATACGAGCAATAATTAACACAGTCATAGTGGGGGCAAGGGCGCAAATAATCACAGCACCAAGTGTCATCACTGCACCACCGACTAGAAATTTCTTCCTACCCCAGCCATCAGAAAGCGAACCGATAACCAGCTGGCCAAGTGCCATACCAACCATAAAACCACTTAAAGTCAGCTGTGCAGTACTCGTAGTCGAATGTAGGTCAGTAGCAAGCTCTGGCAGGGTAGGCAGATACATATCAATGGCAAATGGCCCAGATGCGGCTAAAAGTGCCAACCCCATTAGTACGGGCACGGTTAATTTTTGTACCGAATGTGTGCTCACTTCTTGTGCCTACTTTCACCCTCAAGCATATTTTTGCTTATGCAGCCACATAGTGTGCTACTAAGTCTGGCAACACTATACTCTTGTGGCACGATAAATAAGACACTATAAAAACTGCCGGTAGTCTTAACTCACACAATTGAGTAAGAATACTGGCAATAAAGCACAGATATCGGTTTAGCTATGCACAGCTAAAATGCTGCAAAATTTTATGCGTCTCGACGATTAACTAAAACCAATCCAATAATAAATATCGCCACACACCAGGCGGCAAAATAAAAGGCAGATTGCGTTTCGGTGAATTTTTGTTCCTCACCAAATATAGCACTGGTGCCCAACCAGTTATTTAAGTGGCTAAATGGTCCCCACTCGGTGACATATTTTCCAACTCGGGGGATAAAACCAATAATGGCTTCTAAGCCCACTAGAAGAGCCACCACAATGGTTACTGTGCCGGCCGTTTGGCGAATGATATAGCCCAAACCTTGGCTAAAAGTTACCAATAGCACGCAGACCAATGGGTACTGCCACATAATTTTAAGCGCATTCTCATCATGAAATGGACGTAGCGTTGCTCCAGCTTCGCCTGGGGCGACTATCTTTGCAAGATAAAAACTAGCCACCACAATAAGAAAAACAAGCACAGCAGCAAAAAGCGCATAGATGAGCCATTTCGCTAGTACTACCAAAGTACGATTAGGGGTAGCAGTAAAAGTAGCCGATTGATAATTATGGCGGTATTCGCTGGTAACAATCATTATTGCTTGAATAGCAATAATCATAAAACCGAATGCCGCGATACCGGAGGCGACTTCTTGCGGATATAAAATCGCAATACCAATATCGGCATAATCAACGGTATTAGCACCGACTAGCGCCGCATATCCAAGACACAACGCCAGCATGACACCGGTGGTCCAATACACCGCTTTAGTACTGATAAGTTTTGTCCATTCCGAGAGAATAGTACCTAGAAACATCAATTATTCTCCCTTCGCGTGATACTGCACAGTATCGCCGGTAATTTCCATAAAGGCATCTTCTAGTGAGGCACGTCGCTGGCTTAATAGTGACAGCGGAATATTGTAGGTAAAGGCCAAAGCACCGATTTCGTCGGTGTCCTTGTCTGGGATAATCAGCTGATCTCGGTTTTCTTCATCATATTCGCGGCGAACCTTTAGGTTGTTATCTAGTAATGCTTGCTCAAAAGCATCGATATGCTCTGTACGCACCACAACTGAAGTGGCAGCATAGTTTTTAATGAAGTCATAGGTACTGGATGCAGTAATGAGTTTGCCGCGCCCAATCACGATCAGTTCATCAGCAGTATTAGACATTTCGGAAAGCAAGTGCGAGCTGACTAAAACAGTGCGTCCTTGATCTGCCAATCGACGCATAAAGTCACGTACCCAGCGAATACCTTCTGGGTCAAGGCCGTTGACTGGTTCATCAAGAATGACCACTTTCGGATCCCCTAAGATTGCCCCAGCCAAACCGAGACGTTGCCCCATGCCTAAAGAAAAACCACCGGCTTTTTTCTTGGCCACCGAATCAAGGCCAACGAGTTCAAGAACTTCTTTCACTCGAGACACTGGGATGCTATTTGCTTGTGCCATCCACTTCAGGTGGTTGTAGGCACTGCGGTTAGGGTGCACAGCCTTAGCGTCGATAAGCGAACCGACCTCATGGAGTGGTTTTTTTATCGATCGGTACTCTCGACCGTCGATTGTTGCCGTACCTGAGGTAGGATTATCAAGACCTAAAATCATACGCATAGTTGTTGATTTTCCGGATCCATTAGGACCGAGAAAACCGGTAACCAAACCAGGTTTAACCGTAAAGGTTAAGTCATCCACAGCACGGACATTGCCATACTGTTTGCTCAGACTCTGCACTTCAATCATGGCTACCAGTCTGTCATATTCTTAAAAACTCTGCCTAGTGGCTAAAATTTTCTCGTATACCACCGGCCAACTCTGGGCGAAAGCTCCCAGTAAAGGAAGCTTTTCTACCTCGGCAAGTTCCACCCATTTCAATTCTAAGGATTCCTCATTTGCAATAGTAGGCACCTGATGATGTGCGATAGCAATCACCGTAGAATATGTCCAGTTACCAGCTAATTCTGGGCGATGGGGATCAGCAGGATAAGGTCCTGCAGTTATATAAGTATCCATAACCTGATAGACCCCTGGGTCAATACCAGCTTCCTCATAGGTTTCTCGTACTGCAGTCTCAACAGCTGTTTCGCCTAGCTCGCGTGCTCCTCCTGGAAGCGCCCAGGTATTTCCTTGGGCTGTCCACGCGGCACGATGTTGCATCAAAATAGTGCCCTCTGTCTCGGCGACAAGTGCAAGACCCGCTGCACCAAAACGCCCCCACAAGGCCAACCCATGAGGTCCAGCAGCAAAACCTGATGCCGGCGTGGAGTGATTTTCTTCAGCTCGATAATTCGCAGACATAGTCTTTAGCATAAAAGCTTCATTCAAATTCGGTTCAAAAAGTGGCAAACTACGGTTAATGTGTTACTAGAGTTACTTAAGTTTTCGATTTTCTGTTGCTCTACCAACCTCACACCATAAACTATTACCTGTTAACCCCAAGGAGTGCTTATGCCACCATCATTCGGAGCAGAACAGCCCTCTTTCCATGGCGAACGGAAATCGAAAAGTACCACACCAACTACTTTAAAAAACATCCCCCCTGAAGGTAGTGCCCACACCAGCGCAATAGATCCAGATCTTCTCAAAATAAACACTAACGACGAAGATTCTTGGCTTGATCGGGTCACAGAAATTCGTTCCCAACGCAAAAATTTCCTTCATGATCTATGGCATGAGTTCATTACCATTCCAACATTGTGGTCACGAAGGATACGAAATTTTTTACTCACTACTCCAGGGAAAATGAGCTCCGTCGTGGCAGTACTATCACTAGTTATTGCGGTAAGTAGTGTCATGATGTCACAGGACTCAGCAGATCGACGTGCCCAATTAAAAACCCTCGTTTATTCTGATGAACCAGTTAGCCATCTCACCCAGAACCTTTATCAGTCTTTATCCCAAGCCGATACAGCGGCCACTATTGCACTAGTGCGTGTTGATGAAGATCAACGCCAGCACTACATCATCTCTTATCAGCAGGCTTCTCGCGCGGCAGCTTTAGCCTCCGCTGGATTAGCAACCGATGACACCGAAGAAATTACCCTATTAAGTACCATTAACCAGCTACTTCCTACTTACACCGGACTAGTAGAATCAGCATGGGTTAATTCTCAACAAGGTAACCCCGTAGGTGTGGCCTATATGTCTGAGGCCTCTTCATTAATGCGCTCTGAGATATTGCCAGCTGCACGTGAGCTCCACTCGCTTATCGCTCATAAGGTTGCTGCTGAACAACGCGAGCTTACTTATCCAATATGGTTGCCTATCGGTGGACTCTTTTTCGCTTTGGTACTCCTTATTATCACCCAATTTTGGCTGGCACGACTTACTCATCGACGACTTAATCGTGGCTTTGTTGCGGCAACTATAATTCTTATTGTGCTGCATTTATGGATCGGCATTGCGGCTGGATTAACCTGGTCGCATGGCACGGTTGCATATAACCGCGCAGCGCTTCCCTTAGGGCAGCTAACCGATGCTCGTATTATTGCCCAGCAAGCACGAGCAAATGAAACCCTTGCGTTAATTCGTCGACAAGCTTTAGATAGTTCAGGAATTACTTTTACCGCTGCCACAAAACAAGTAACCAATGCTCTTGATCAACAGGAAAATGCCTATCAATCCACTTCTCCGACTATCGCAACTGCCCGACGTGCACTAGTTGAGTGGCAACATACCCACGAACAACTCACTGCTCAATTATCTGAGGGGAATTTTGAGGATGCTTTAGCAACCACGCTAACCCCCATCAATGAGCACACCACCACTGCCTATGGCACTTTAGATCAGGCCTTAGGCACGCTTATCGACGAAACCCGAGCTACCATGCGCGAGCATATTTACCTCAGTATTCGCGCCAGCCGGTTTCTCAACATTATCTCACTAGTTTTCGGTATTATTGCCGTCTTAAGTATCTGGTTGGGAATCCGACCGCGACTCCAGGAGTATCTCTAATGCACAGTCTGCTTAAACTTATTGGCTGTCTCGGTGTACTCACTCTGAGCGCATGTACTGCCCAGGCAAGTATTTATTCACCTATTGATACCGACGTTCATCATGCAATTATGCCGTTGCCTGAAGGAGCTATTCTCGAAGAAGCCGGCACTAACCAGGCTACTCATCTTGTCACCACAGGTCTGCTTGGTTCTTATGCCCCAGATGATCTCAGCGTAGAACAACATGTTCCAGAAATCCTTGCTCGAGGCCGGCTTATTGTTGGGGTAGATCAAGCCCAAAATCTCTTATCTTTCCGTGATCCTGCAACCGGTACTATTTCCGGGTTTGAAATCGATATTGCTCGCGAAATTGCCCGCGATATTTTTGGCGATCCCACCAAGGTTGAATTTCGCTATACCGATGCTTCTACCTGGATCCAAGCCTTAAATAAAAATACCGTTGATTTCGTTATTCGAGGTATTTCTATTACTAGAGAGCGCCAAGATGCCGTCTTTTTTTCCACCCCTTACATGACAGTAGAAACACGAATGCTGGCAAAGAAAAATTCTGATATTTCTTCTCTAGCTGATCTGAGTGGGAAAACTGCCTGTGTAACTAGTGAATCTACCGGTTTACAGCGGTTACGTGAGAGTGCACCTGATACTAATTTGTTAATTACCAGAGCCAGTGCCGATTGTTTGGTTGCTTTACAACAAAACCACACAGACGTGGTGGTTTCCGATGCCACTATTCTTTCCGGCATGATTGCTCAAGATCCCACAACGCGAATTGTCGGTGATAGCTTAGGCCAAGAAGACTATGGTATTGCCTTTGCTAAACCAATAAACAATCCCACCGCTACTGGATTAATTCGCCAGGTCAATGCTACTTTTGAGCGTATTTTTGCTAACCATCAATGGGTATCCTATTACTACACCTGGTTTGGCGATTACTTACCTCTTACTGATCCACCACCACTTCGCTACCGTCTCGAAACAGCGCCGGCGATAACGTCTCACCCGAACGCATAACCGCATAATCTATTACCACTAAACAGGAATGCCATGACCACACAACAGCCCCGTAATACCACGGAAGCAATTGCCTTTCATGAGCTTCCTGATCACACTACTCAAGATAACCTAGCCAAAGAACATAGCGTAACTATAGATACTGCGGCAGTAGCCTTTGACCCTTTTGCTGACGAAAACGAAGAAGCATCCCTTGCGGACCAAGAAATCCACAACTTGATCCGAAATCTCGATAAACTCAATGTGCACTCGGCAGTCGATTTACCACAAGAATCCGATATTCATACTGCTGCAGTAGCTTTTGATCCTTTTGCTGACGACGACCAACACACCACAGCACATAGTGAACAAGAAGTAGTAGATACTCGCTCTAGACAGGAAGCTCTTTCTACTTTCCGATCTAAACGCGGCACCAAACGCCTAGGGCGCACTGTGGCTAATGGCATGGTTCACCTGCCTTTTATCCCCATCATTGTCGAAAACTCAGCGTTGAAAAAACCTGACCCTCATTTAGCAGCGCCAGCATTAACCGCTGGTGATATGGTTGGCGATCAATACCAAATCCAAGGCGTTATCGCCCATGGTGGTATGGGGTGGATTTATCTCGCTGAAGATCATAATGTTTCCGGACGCATGGTAGTACTCAAAGGAATTATAAACAAAGACAACCCCCATGATTATGGTGCGGCTGTCGCTGAACGAGAATTCCTCGCTGATATTACCCACCCAGGTATTGTTAAACCTTATAACTTTATTGATGATCCCCGAGTGCCTGGCGGGTTTATTGTCATGGAATATGTTCCGGGACCGTCGTTACGCAGCTTAAAAAAACAGCAACCACAAGGCGTTTTTCCTATTGATATTGCTATCGGTTATATCCTAGAAGTACTCCCGGCGCTAAATTATTTGCATGCACGCGGGGTAGTCTATAACGACCTCAAACCAGATAATATTATTGCCACCGAAGATCAAGTTAAATTAATTGATTTGGGTGCTGTATCTGGTATCGGTGCTTTTGGTTATATTTATGGCACCAAAGGTTTTCAAGCTCCGGAAGTAGCTAGTGTTGGCCCATCGATTGCTAGTGACATTTACACTATTGGTCGCACCTTAGCTGCCCTAACAGTAAAGCTTCCCATCATAGACGGTGCCTATGCTCCCACGCTTCCTAATCCGGATCAGGAACCACTTTTTGCACGTTATTTAAGTTTTTATCGGCTGCTTAAACACGCGACTGCCAGTGACCCCGCACAGCGATTTAGCACCATGCATGAGCTAGAAACCCAGCTCTATGGGGTATTACGAGAATATTTAGCGGTTCATGACCACCGACAATTCCCTGCCCAAAACTCACTTTTTTCCCCGCAGCGTTCCACCTTTGGCACTAAACATATGGTGTTTCGCACCGATCAGCTTCTCGACGGCATTGAACGCAATGTAGAAATCACTGCACCAGAAATTGTGGCTGCACTACCAGTGCCGCTGCTTGATCGTAATGATCCCGGCGCAGTGTTAATTTCTGGTTCCTCTTATTCTGAACCTTCAGAAGCACTAGAAACTATGCGTCAGGCAATGAGCCAAGAAGAGTTTGCTAACTCCAAAGAAATTCCTTTTGGTGTGGTACGCAGTCTGCTGGATTTGGGTTTTACCAAAGAAGCGCAATCATGGCTGGCTAGTTTACACAATCGACTCGGAAATGATTGGCGTCACCGTTGGTACTCTGGAATCACGCATCTTTTATTGGATGACTTTATCAGTTCTCAGGCTGACTTTAATGATGTTTTTACCCAGTTTGCCGGAGAATCCGCACCTAAATTAGCACGTGCTGCAGTGGGAGAAATGCTCCTACAGCAACGTGGGCTCCACAACACCCAGTTACTTGATCCTGAAACTACTATCGCCGCAGCTAGCTTGCAGGGAAAACAAGTCGAAGAAATGTCACATGTGTGGAACACCTTAAGCGAGGATCCTGCCACAGTACGTTTTAAAGTGCTCTATATGTACGCGCTAGTGTGGGTAGCAAACCCCACCACTGTTAGTTCTGCTTTTGGTCTTGCCCGACAACTTATGGCAGAAAAACAAGTTGATTTAGCAGTACAAGCACTCGATCAAGTGCCACAAAACTCGCGTTATTACCAGATGGCACAATTAACCGCGATTTTACATCTTATTGGCGATGATCTAACTGAATCACGGATTCGACGCGCTGCGCAACGCTTAGCCAAAATACCTACCACCGAACCACGCGTACTTCAGATCAAAATCGCAGTGCTCAATGCTGCATTGACGTGGCTGCGTACTTTTGATCTTGATGCTGCAGCCAGCGAAGCGGAACTTTTTGATACCCCATTTACCCAAACTGGGTTACGAGAAGATCTTTCTGCATCGCTGAGAATACTTGCTCGTTCAACAACAAATGCGCGCCACCGCTACCAGCTGGTAGATATGGCCAATGAGGTTCGACCTACCACCTGGTTTTAAGCGATTGCGCGCTACTTAAAGCGGGCTAATTACGCCAGGGCTAATGCCTGAGCATAGCGAGCAATAGCTAGCTCTTCATTAGTCGGTACCACAAATACCTTAACCTTGGAGTCTGGGGTAGAGATAAGACGAGGCTCGCCACTGCGTACATCATTGACCTCAGGATCAATCTTGATGCCAAAACCTTCCAGATTAGCTAACGCATCAGCACGCACGAAGTTATCATTCTCACCGACACCAGCGGTAAAGGTAATAGCATCGACATGACCGAGAGCAATCATATAACTACCGATATAACGCCGTAGCTGATGAATATAGATTCGGTAGGCAAGTTCTGCCTCTTCATTGCCGGCTTCACGCAGTTCATGGAGCTCACGGAAATCATTGACACCGGAAATTCCCTTCACACCTGAACGCTTGTTCAGAAGATTGTCGATCTCATCCACGCTCATGCCGGCGCTACGATGCAAATGGAAAATAATGCCAGGATCAATATCACCACTACGGGTACCCATTACTAAACCAGCCAATGGGGTCATACCCATAGAAGTATCAATAGGCTTGCCACCGCGAATAGCGGCACAGGATGCACCATTGCCTAAGTGCAAGGTGATCTGGTTCACCGATTCAGCTGGTTTATCCAAAAGTTCAGCAACTTTAGACGATACATATTCATGGCTGGTGCCATGGAATCCGTAACGACGAACACCGTGTTCTGACGCAGTTGCCGAATCAATGGCATACAAAGCAGCTTCTTGTGGGATGCTGCTAAAGAAACCGGTATCAAAGACAGCCACGTGTGGTACCTCAGGAAGAAGTTCTCGTGCTACCTCAATGCCGTCGATATTCGCTGGGTTGTGCAGTGGCGCCAATGGCACAAGCTGACGCACCATAGCCATGATCTCATCGTTAATGATCTGTGGCTTACTAAAGAGCACACCACCGTGGACAACGCGGTGGCCCACGGCAAGAATATCAACATCTTTCGGACCGCGACCGTGCTCGCCCATAAAGTTAAAGGCTAGCTCGAGCCCAGCAGAATGATCTGGAATAGCGACTTCCAGAACATGCTTTTGTCCAGCATATTTTAGCGTGATATGCCCTAACGGCTCTCCGATTTGTTCAACCAAACCCGAGACGAAAGGATCATCGGTAGCCGACTGTTTAGGATCAACCAATTGGAATTTAATAGACGAAGAACCGGAATTTAAAACCAGTACGAGGCTCACTTGCTTCCTCCAGCTTGGATAGCGGTAATAGCGACAGTATTAACAATATCGGCGACAGTAGCGCCACGAGAAAGGTCATTGACCGGCTTATTTAAGCCCTGCAAAATCGGACCAACAGCTAGTGCGTGACCGGTACGCTGAGCAGTCTTATAACCAATGTTGCCAGCTTCCAAATCTGGGAAAATTAATACATTGGCTACACCTGCGACCTCAGAGTCAGGCATCTTCTTAGCAGCGACTACTGGATCAACAGCGGCATCGAATTGCAATGGACCATCAAGTTTCAGCTCTGGTGCCAATGCTTTGGCATGTGCTACAGCTTGCATACAACGATCCACATCTGGGCCACTACCAGAGGTTCCGGTGGAATAGCTTAACAATGCCACACATGGATCAATACCGAACTGGGAAGCAGTTTCAGCAGATACCACGGCAATCTCAGCAAGTTGTTCAGCGGTAGGATTCGGATTTACCGCACAGTCGCCAAATGCCCACAACTTGCCACGCAGCACCATTAAGAAGATCGAAGACACAACAGAGGTACCAGGCTTTGTCTTAATGATCTGGAAGCTTGGCTTAATCGTATGAGCCGTAGTATGAGCCGCGCCGGAAACCATGCCGTCGGCAAGCCCATTGTGGATCATCATGGTTGCGTAATAGGAAATATCCTTCATGGTTTCGCGCGCCTGATCCAAGGTCACGCCTTTAGATTTACGCAACTCTGCAAACTGCAACGCAAATTCTTCCAACTGTGGATCAGTAGCTGGGTCTTTTAACGTAGCCTGAGAAATATCAAAGCCGAGTTCTTGGGCACGTGCGCTTACCTCTTCTGGATTACCCAAAATGGTTAAATCGCAAACATTACGTGCCAAAAGCTGGCTCGCTGCCTCCAGAATACGGTCATCCTCACCCTCAGGAAGAACGATATGTACCCGATTCTCGCGTGCTTTTTCGATAAGCCAGGTTTCAAAGACTGGCTCACTCATAGTCACATCAACATCAATGTCGATCGTTTTTTTCAGCCGCTGAATACCTTCCTCGGTATCAGCTTCCTCTGCGGTAAAAGTAGCCGCCAAAGCAACTTCTAGCTCTTCGAACTCTTGCTTGGCTAGCTCAATGTGCAGGCCTTCCGCGTCGATAAGCAATAGCACCGGAATACCCAATGCTGAAGCTGCCTTCGCATCGAAATTAACATTGCCGCTGCCAATGAGCAGAATTGAGCCATCGGCAGTAGGTTTTTGCTCCAAAATCCCGGCCAAGTCACAGGTATCGGTGACTAGATTTCGGGCCTGAAGCCCGAGGCGTTGCGCCAGGCCATCAAGGTCAAACCCATCGAAATTGCGGCCAGCACGGGCAAGGAGGACACTGCGAGCTACGGGTGCAGTCACGAGTATAAAGTCCTTTCGTTAAATATGCGGCT
This DNA window, taken from Corynebacterium kutscheri, encodes the following:
- a CDS encoding ABC transporter ATP-binding protein, yielding MIEVQSLSKQYGNVRAVDDLTFTVKPGLVTGFLGPNGSGKSTTMRMILGLDNPTSGTATIDGREYRSIKKPLHEVGSLIDAKAVHPNRSAYNHLKWMAQANSIPVSRVKEVLELVGLDSVAKKKAGGFSLGMGQRLGLAGAILGDPKVVILDEPVNGLDPEGIRWVRDFMRRLADQGRTVLVSSHLLSEMSNTADELIVIGRGKLITASSTYDFIKNYAATSVVVRTEHIDAFEQALLDNNLKVRREYDEENRDQLIIPDKDTDEIGALAFTYNIPLSLLSQRRASLEDAFMEITGDTVQYHAKGE
- the cls gene encoding cardiolipin synthase: MLNWSFVDVSGWQTIGLIIDYGIRIIAVGTIPEGRRPSSSTAWLLVILLIPVVGLPLFFLMGSPQINRRRHRVQEEANKYIGDIQKDVPDFPSDLLTDKELQSLVRLNRKLTGFPAVQSVNLGMHTDYRETIQRMTDAVDQAKEYINVEIYIVAWDKTTDVFFQALKRAVDRGVKVRLLFDHVGSWKYPGYSKLGKRLDAIGIDWYLMLPIQPLRWRFRRPDLRNHRKMVIIDGEIGFMGSQNMIDSSYLSKKNIKAGRHWVDTMFELTGPIVNSMNKVFAVDWYLESDENIELDLADWVFNQDQPNTNITQLVPSGPGYSTEPSLRIFNSVIHHAKNRLIMCSPYFIPDESMIEAVTTACYRGVTVELYVSEQGDQFMVEHAQSSYYQALLEAGVRIYQYKAPYVLHTKYMLADPDALGNEAVAIVGSANMDMRSFGLNYEVSLMCTSGDIIDDLNDLTEQYQSEAIELTLTAWNKRSKTRRYIDNVMRLTSALQ
- a CDS encoding serine/threonine protein kinase; translated protein: MTTQQPRNTTEAIAFHELPDHTTQDNLAKEHSVTIDTAAVAFDPFADENEEASLADQEIHNLIRNLDKLNVHSAVDLPQESDIHTAAVAFDPFADDDQHTTAHSEQEVVDTRSRQEALSTFRSKRGTKRLGRTVANGMVHLPFIPIIVENSALKKPDPHLAAPALTAGDMVGDQYQIQGVIAHGGMGWIYLAEDHNVSGRMVVLKGIINKDNPHDYGAAVAEREFLADITHPGIVKPYNFIDDPRVPGGFIVMEYVPGPSLRSLKKQQPQGVFPIDIAIGYILEVLPALNYLHARGVVYNDLKPDNIIATEDQVKLIDLGAVSGIGAFGYIYGTKGFQAPEVASVGPSIASDIYTIGRTLAALTVKLPIIDGAYAPTLPNPDQEPLFARYLSFYRLLKHATASDPAQRFSTMHELETQLYGVLREYLAVHDHRQFPAQNSLFSPQRSTFGTKHMVFRTDQLLDGIERNVEITAPEIVAALPVPLLDRNDPGAVLISGSSYSEPSEALETMRQAMSQEEFANSKEIPFGVVRSLLDLGFTKEAQSWLASLHNRLGNDWRHRWYSGITHLLLDDFISSQADFNDVFTQFAGESAPKLARAAVGEMLLQQRGLHNTQLLDPETTIAAASLQGKQVEEMSHVWNTLSEDPATVRFKVLYMYALVWVANPTTVSSAFGLARQLMAEKQVDLAVQALDQVPQNSRYYQMAQLTAILHLIGDDLTESRIRRAAQRLAKIPTTEPRVLQIKIAVLNAALTWLRTFDLDAAASEAELFDTPFTQTGLREDLSASLRILARSTTNARHRYQLVDMANEVRPTTWF
- a CDS encoding acetate kinase translates to MSLVLVLNSGSSSIKFQLVDPKQSATDDPFVSGLVEQIGEPLGHITLKYAGQKHVLEVAIPDHSAGLELAFNFMGEHGRGPKDVDILAVGHRVVHGGVLFSKPQIINDEIMAMVRQLVPLAPLHNPANIDGIEVARELLPEVPHVAVFDTGFFSSIPQEAALYAIDSATASEHGVRRYGFHGTSHEYVSSKVAELLDKPAESVNQITLHLGNGASCAAIRGGKPIDTSMGMTPLAGLVMGTRSGDIDPGIIFHLHRSAGMSVDEIDNLLNKRSGVKGISGVNDFRELHELREAGNEEAELAYRIYIHQLRRYIGSYMIALGHVDAITFTAGVGENDNFVRADALANLEGFGIKIDPEVNDVRSGEPRLISTPDSKVKVFVVPTNEELAIARYAQALALA
- a CDS encoding NUDIX domain-containing protein; translation: MSANYRAEENHSTPASGFAAGPHGLALWGRFGAAGLALVAETEGTILMQHRAAWTAQGNTWALPGGARELGETAVETAVRETYEEAGIDPGVYQVMDTYITAGPYPADPHRPELAGNWTYSTVIAIAHHQVPTIANEESLELKWVELAEVEKLPLLGAFAQSWPVVYEKILATRQSF
- a CDS encoding multidrug effflux MFS transporter, whose product is MSTHSVQKLTVPVLMGLALLAASGPFAIDMYLPTLPELATDLHSTTSTAQLTLSGFMVGMALGQLVIGSLSDGWGRKKFLVGGAVMTLGAVIICALAPTMTVLIIARIFQGLGSGACAVIARSVIPDLATGKEAARSFTLMMIIQGIAPVIAPVIGGLLAEPIGWRGIFWVLAVIASTQTVVAIFVIHESRPPAARTATSVKAIMANYSYVVKNRTFLGYAITFAFGFAAMFCYISASPFVIQNQLGYSTTAYSLFFALNALGMMVGGVINNRLISRVESTILLRNALVIMLVATCLLVVAAYLGLPQWLFFPALFFAIAPTSILMGNATALATGAVRTRAGSAAAVMGCAQFSLAGVLSPLVGNAMSMSIGMVLAIGCALGGLFLARR
- a CDS encoding transporter substrate-binding domain-containing protein, yielding MHSLLKLIGCLGVLTLSACTAQASIYSPIDTDVHHAIMPLPEGAILEEAGTNQATHLVTTGLLGSYAPDDLSVEQHVPEILARGRLIVGVDQAQNLLSFRDPATGTISGFEIDIAREIARDIFGDPTKVEFRYTDASTWIQALNKNTVDFVIRGISITRERQDAVFFSTPYMTVETRMLAKKNSDISSLADLSGKTACVTSESTGLQRLRESAPDTNLLITRASADCLVALQQNHTDVVVSDATILSGMIAQDPTTRIVGDSLGQEDYGIAFAKPINNPTATGLIRQVNATFERIFANHQWVSYYYTWFGDYLPLTDPPPLRYRLETAPAITSHPNA
- a CDS encoding multidrug ABC transporter permease, whose translation is MFLGTILSEWTKLISTKAVYWTTGVMLALCLGYAALVGANTVDYADIGIAILYPQEVASGIAAFGFMIIAIQAIMIVTSEYRHNYQSATFTATPNRTLVVLAKWLIYALFAAVLVFLIVVASFYLAKIVAPGEAGATLRPFHDENALKIMWQYPLVCVLLVTFSQGLGYIIRQTAGTVTIVVALLVGLEAIIGFIPRVGKYVTEWGPFSHLNNWLGTSAIFGEEQKFTETQSAFYFAAWCVAIFIIGLVLVNRRDA